A genomic stretch from Enterobacter dykesii includes:
- the birA gene encoding bifunctional biotin--[acetyl-CoA-carboxylase] ligase/biotin operon repressor BirA, which produces MKDNTIPLTLISILADGEFHSGEQLGEQLGMSRAAINKHIQTLRDWGVDVFTVPGKGYSLPEPIQLLNEEAIRSQIGHGNVAVLPVIDSTNQYLLDRLPELTSGDACVAEYQQAGRGRRGRKWFSPFGANLYLSMYWRLDQGPAAAIGLSLVIGIVMAEVLHDLGADKVRVKWPNDLYLNDRKLAGILVELTGKTGDAAQIVIGAGLNMVMRNVQNDVVNQAWTNLQEAGIVIDRNTLAVRMIKELRSSLTLFEQEGLASFLSRWEKLDNFINRPVKLLIGDKEIYGISRGIDAQGALLLEQDGVIKPWMGGEISLRSAE; this is translated from the coding sequence GTGAAGGACAATACCATTCCCTTAACCCTGATTAGCATCCTTGCTGACGGCGAGTTTCATTCTGGCGAGCAGCTGGGTGAACAGCTTGGCATGAGCCGTGCTGCTATCAATAAACATATCCAGACGCTTCGCGACTGGGGTGTTGATGTGTTCACGGTTCCCGGAAAAGGCTACAGCCTGCCGGAGCCGATTCAATTGCTGAATGAAGAAGCGATCCGCAGCCAGATCGGACACGGCAATGTTGCGGTGCTGCCGGTGATTGATTCGACGAACCAGTATCTTCTGGATCGTCTGCCTGAGCTGACATCCGGCGATGCCTGCGTTGCTGAATATCAACAGGCCGGTCGCGGCCGTCGCGGTCGCAAATGGTTTTCGCCATTTGGCGCTAACCTCTATTTGTCCATGTACTGGCGACTCGATCAGGGCCCGGCCGCTGCTATTGGCCTGAGTCTGGTCATCGGCATCGTCATGGCGGAAGTGCTGCACGATTTGGGGGCGGATAAAGTACGTGTTAAGTGGCCTAATGACCTTTACCTCAACGATCGTAAACTTGCCGGTATTCTGGTCGAACTGACGGGAAAAACGGGCGATGCGGCGCAAATCGTCATCGGCGCAGGCCTCAACATGGTGATGCGCAATGTACAAAATGATGTGGTGAATCAGGCCTGGACTAACCTCCAGGAGGCGGGGATCGTCATCGATCGTAACACCCTTGCCGTGCGTATGATTAAAGAGTTGCGCAGTTCACTCACGCTTTTTGAGCAGGAAGGACTGGCATCGTTCCTGTCTCGTTGGGAAAAGCTGGATAACTTTATCAACCGCCCGGTGAAACTGCTGATTGGTGATAAAGAGATCTACGGAATTTCCCGCGGTATTGACGCACAGGGCGCGCTGCTCCTGGAGCAGGATGGCGTGATCAAACCCTGGATGGGCGGTGAGATTTCACTGAGAAGTGCCGAATAA